In one Scomber japonicus isolate fScoJap1 chromosome 6, fScoJap1.pri, whole genome shotgun sequence genomic region, the following are encoded:
- the c6h19orf47 gene encoding uncharacterized protein C19orf47 homolog encodes MASVTTATSEWIQFFKDAGIPAGLAVTYAVSFVDNRIQKNMLMDLSKDIMMDLGITVVGDIIAILKHAKQVYRQDMCKMATEAISSGQTSVQAELRRTANTPATRMIANALSHDSPPATPARRPDNRLSVTVSNMQANKSNKAVISQPADEGNGLPGVKRRRVTAEMEGKYIINMPKGTTARTRRILAQQGKKGLKRTSVFARLGAESKVDTTTSNNKPTGVFSRLDKAGEDGLRPGKIAGNMHVDDEYDSDGEGSVLQYAGVLKRPPPSQKKEHAAKPAPTTLRRLGGKFKLPPSDAPTSSSTSSSNGLPPAKISVLQRLGKLPATHQSTTGSPPPADTQDNRVTSTRPKAQEKLTIASSKVTSSTGAGGAAAAGGGAGGGGGGGDSLGAQMDVQAISVFKRLGSKKT; translated from the exons ATGGCGTCCGTGACAACAG CCACCTCAGAGTGGATCCAGTTTTTTAAGGACGCTGGGATCCCAGCCGGCCTCGCTGTCACTTATGCAGTCTCCTTTGTGGACAATAG AATTCAAAAGAACATGCTGATGGACCTGAGTAAAGACATCATGATGGACCTCGGCATCACTGTCGTTGGTGACATAATTGCCATTCTTAAACACGCCAAGCAGGTCTACAGGCAG GACATGTGCAAAATGGCCACAGAAGCCATCTCCTCAGGACAGACCAGTGTTCAGGCCGAGCTCAGAAGAACTGCCAACACTC CTGCCACTCGTATGATTGCCAACGCATTGAGCCATGACTCCCCGCCAGCCACTCCAGCCCGTCGACCTGACAACCGCCTCTCTGTCACTGTGTCCAACATGCAAGCAAACAAGAGTAATAAAGCAG TTATCAGTCAGCCAGCAGACGAGGGGAACGGGTTGCCAGGAGTGAAGCGCCGTCGTGTGACAGCCGAGATGGAAGGCAAGTACATCATCAACATGCCCAAAGGCACCACGGCACGCACACGCCGCATCCTGGCCCAGCAGGGCAAGAAAG GTTTGAAGCGCACCTCTGTGTTTGCAAGACTTGGGGCTGAATCAAAGGTAGATACGACAACGAGCAATAACAAG CCCACTGGTGTGTTCAGCCGTCTAGACAAAGCAGGTGAAGACGGGCTGAGGCCAGGAAAGATAGCTGGAAACATGCATGTAGATGACGAGTACGACAGTGatggagaaggctctgtcctcCAGTATGCTGGCGTCCTCAAGAGACCTCCTCCCTCCCAGAAGAAAGAGCATGCCGCAAAACCAGCCCCGACCACCCTGCGGCGCCTGGGAGGCAAATTCAAACTACCTCCCTCTGAcgctcccacctcctcctccacctcttcctctaaCGGTCTCCCCCCTGCCAAAATTAGTGTGCTTCAGAGACTGGGCAAGCTCCCTGCCACACACCAGAGCACAACCGGTTCTCCtccacctgcagacacacaggacAACAGAGTGACCAGCACCCGACCCAAAGCTCAGGAGAAACTCACCATCGCAAGCTCCAAGGTCACCAGCAGCACCGGGGCTggcggagcagcagcagcaggaggaggagcaggaggaggaggaggaggcggggaCAGTCTGGGTGCCCAGATGGATGTTCAGGCCATCAGTGTTTTCAAGCGACTGGGCAGCAAGAAAACCTAA